Proteins from a genomic interval of Bradyrhizobium sp. CCBAU 53340:
- a CDS encoding tRNA-uridine aminocarboxypropyltransferase: protein MSNPAQTMAAAPEPVPECPHCQKPMPLCICDSVTPIENKLSLLILQHPQEQDRALGTARLLAKHFADATVKVGLSWPSLSKALGHPIENASHWAVLYLGSARAADLDVEGEIVALNRKGEVAENQRAIFNKLEGVVLLDGTWSQAKALWWRNPWMLKCQRVILNPKHPSRYGRLRREPRKDGLSTIEAAATLLAGLERRPDIAETLNASFERLLTRYREVQAEMPELAPKPAAKGRRRDFRRGKRS from the coding sequence ATGTCGAACCCAGCCCAAACCATGGCCGCCGCGCCAGAGCCTGTCCCCGAATGCCCGCACTGCCAGAAGCCGATGCCGCTCTGCATCTGCGACAGTGTCACGCCGATCGAGAACAAGCTGTCGCTCCTGATCCTGCAGCATCCGCAAGAGCAGGACAGGGCGCTCGGCACCGCCCGGTTGCTGGCGAAGCATTTCGCCGATGCGACCGTGAAGGTCGGCCTGTCCTGGCCGAGCCTGTCCAAGGCGCTTGGTCATCCGATCGAGAACGCCTCGCACTGGGCTGTGCTCTATCTCGGCTCGGCGCGCGCCGCCGACCTCGACGTGGAGGGAGAGATCGTCGCGCTCAACCGCAAGGGCGAGGTCGCGGAGAACCAGCGCGCCATCTTCAACAAGCTCGAAGGCGTGGTGCTGCTCGACGGCACCTGGAGCCAGGCCAAGGCGCTGTGGTGGCGCAATCCCTGGATGCTGAAATGCCAGCGCGTGATCCTCAACCCGAAGCACCCCTCGCGCTATGGCCGCCTGCGTCGCGAGCCGCGCAAGGACGGACTGTCGACCATCGAGGCAGCCGCGACGCTGCTGGCGGGGCTCGAGCGTCGCCCTGACATCGCCGAGACGCTGAACGCCAGTTTTGAACGGCTGTTGACACGCTACCGCGAGGTTCAGGCCGAGATGCCCGAACTGGCGCCAAAGCCGGCAGCCAAAGGCCGCCGGCGCGACTTCCGCCGCGGCAAACGGTCCTGA
- a CDS encoding efflux RND transporter periplasmic adaptor subunit: MLFKPDTKDGAKGGTAKTSRGRGFVMTLITLAILGGLGYLGWTVMHQQPQQANGRNQQRPDLPVPVLAATPRVQDVPVYLDGVGAIRALNTVTVRSQVDGKLIAVKFTEGQDVKKGDVLGEIDPALYQATYDQAVAKKAQDEAQLANQRIDLTRYEQLAASNAGSKQQADTQRAAVAQTEALVKADQAAIDNAAATLSYTKIVAPISGRVGLRQVDQGNIIHASDTTGLVVITQLQPIAVWFSLPQQQIMRVNAAAAKGALSVDVFGNDGITVIDTGKLTGIDNQVDQTTGTLRLKAEFPNANYQLWPGQFVNVRLKVETLSQALVVPTSAVQRGPIGTFSYVIGEGDIASAKPVTVTQQNEHDAVIASGLSPNDRVVTTGFANLSDGSKVIVGRDEQTPSADLAPRKRTRAPDAQTKDGAKEGQKNGQGKDSEFRAKRKSSEGDQKGQTGPAPGPGAQPSGPGGKQP; this comes from the coding sequence ATGCTCTTTAAGCCGGATACGAAGGACGGCGCGAAAGGCGGGACGGCGAAGACGTCGCGCGGCCGCGGCTTCGTTATGACCCTGATTACGCTCGCGATCCTTGGCGGCCTCGGTTATCTCGGCTGGACGGTGATGCATCAGCAGCCGCAGCAGGCGAACGGCCGCAACCAGCAGCGCCCGGATCTTCCCGTCCCGGTGCTGGCGGCAACGCCTCGCGTCCAGGACGTGCCAGTTTATCTCGATGGTGTCGGCGCCATTCGTGCGCTCAACACGGTCACCGTGCGCTCCCAGGTCGACGGCAAGCTGATCGCCGTGAAGTTCACCGAAGGCCAGGACGTCAAGAAGGGGGACGTGCTCGGGGAGATCGATCCGGCGCTCTACCAGGCGACCTATGACCAGGCCGTCGCCAAGAAGGCGCAGGACGAAGCCCAGCTCGCCAACCAGCGCATCGATCTGACGCGCTATGAGCAGCTGGCGGCCTCCAATGCCGGCTCCAAGCAGCAGGCCGATACCCAGCGCGCCGCGGTCGCGCAGACCGAGGCGCTGGTCAAAGCGGACCAGGCCGCGATCGACAATGCGGCGGCGACGCTGAGCTACACCAAGATCGTCGCGCCCATCTCCGGCCGTGTCGGCCTGCGTCAGGTCGACCAGGGCAACATCATCCACGCCTCCGACACCACCGGCCTCGTCGTCATCACGCAATTGCAGCCGATCGCGGTGTGGTTCAGCCTGCCGCAGCAGCAGATCATGCGCGTGAATGCGGCCGCCGCCAAAGGCGCGCTGTCGGTCGACGTGTTCGGCAATGACGGCATCACCGTGATCGATACCGGCAAGCTCACCGGCATCGACAACCAGGTTGACCAGACCACCGGTACGCTGAGGCTCAAGGCGGAATTCCCCAACGCCAATTACCAGCTCTGGCCCGGCCAGTTCGTCAATGTCCGTCTCAAGGTCGAGACCTTGTCGCAGGCGCTGGTGGTGCCGACGTCGGCGGTCCAGCGCGGGCCGATCGGTACGTTCAGCTATGTCATCGGCGAGGGCGACATCGCCTCGGCGAAACCGGTGACGGTGACCCAGCAGAACGAGCACGACGCCGTGATCGCGAGCGGCCTGTCGCCGAACGATCGGGTCGTCACCACGGGCTTTGCCAATCTGTCCGACGGCTCCAAGGTGATCGTCGGCCGCGACGAGCAGACGCCATCGGCCGACCTCGCCCCGCGCAAACGTACCCGTGCGCCGGATGCCCAGACAAAGGATGGCGCCAAAGAAGGCCAGAAGAACGGGCAGGGCAAGGACAGCGAATTCCGCGCCAAGCGGAAGAGCAGCGAAGGCGACCAGAAGGGCCAGACCGGGCCTGCGCCGGGGCCGGGGGCTCAACCGTCGGGACCTGGAGGCAAGCAGCCATGA
- a CDS encoding transporter substrate-binding domain-containing protein: protein MTRPHQAIGSRARTARLPWLLAAALARGLVVALLICISWSAAQAEAAKLRVATRIVPPMVVERNGVLGGFSIELWNSIGKRLNRETEYIVLPDVSELLDAVAGGRADLAIAAISITSEREDRFDFSQPIMNSGLQILVRGTAVNVEANPLRELMQLFFSRTLLIWLGIALLLILVPAHLMFLVERTHHSGIIPTKKYFPGIFHAMFWAAGTLATQADQMPRHWMARIVAVLWMFTGVVFVAFYTAQLTASLTVQQIKGPINNQQDLVGKTVGTTRGSTATTYLNELKAQVREFEKVDDLYKALLDQQVDAVVFDSPALLYYTTHDGSRLARTVGDVFHREDYGIVFPTGSPLRKQVNEALLGLRENDTYQRIYEEWFGKR, encoded by the coding sequence ATGACTCGTCCGCATCAGGCGATCGGCTCTCGCGCTCGAACCGCACGGTTGCCCTGGTTGCTCGCGGCTGCGCTCGCGCGCGGGCTGGTGGTGGCACTGCTCATCTGCATCAGCTGGTCGGCGGCTCAAGCCGAGGCCGCCAAGCTCCGGGTGGCGACCCGAATAGTGCCGCCCATGGTCGTCGAGAGGAACGGCGTGCTGGGTGGCTTCAGTATCGAGCTCTGGAACAGCATCGGCAAGCGCCTGAACCGCGAGACCGAGTATATCGTGTTGCCCGATGTGAGCGAATTGCTTGACGCCGTGGCAGGCGGACGGGCCGATCTCGCCATCGCGGCGATATCGATCACGTCGGAGCGGGAGGACAGGTTCGACTTCTCTCAGCCGATCATGAACTCAGGCCTGCAAATCCTGGTGCGCGGCACGGCCGTCAATGTCGAAGCCAATCCGCTCCGCGAGCTGATGCAACTGTTCTTCTCACGCACCCTGCTGATCTGGCTCGGCATTGCACTGCTCCTGATCCTGGTGCCGGCGCACCTGATGTTCCTGGTCGAGCGAACGCATCACAGCGGCATCATTCCGACCAAGAAATATTTCCCGGGAATCTTCCATGCGATGTTCTGGGCAGCGGGCACACTCGCTACCCAGGCCGATCAGATGCCGCGGCACTGGATGGCCCGGATCGTCGCCGTGCTGTGGATGTTCACGGGGGTGGTGTTTGTTGCGTTCTATACGGCGCAGCTGACGGCTTCCCTGACGGTGCAGCAGATCAAGGGACCGATCAACAACCAGCAGGACCTTGTCGGCAAGACCGTCGGCACCACCCGCGGCAGCACGGCAACGACCTACCTGAATGAGCTCAAGGCTCAGGTTCGCGAGTTCGAGAAGGTCGATGACCTCTACAAGGCCTTGCTGGACCAGCAGGTCGACGCCGTCGTGTTCGATTCACCTGCCCTGCTCTACTACACGACCCACGACGGCAGCAGATTGGCGCGCACCGTTGGTGACGTGTTTCACAGAGAAGACTATGGCATCGTCTTCCCGACCGGCAGTCCATTGCGCAAGCAGGTCAACGAAGCCCTTCTGGGGCTGCGTGAGAACGACACGTATCAAAGGATCTACGAGGAATGGTTCGGCAAGCGCTAG
- a CDS encoding efflux RND transporter permease subunit — MASISEPFIRRPVATTLLSIGLFLLGAVAYEFLPVASVPNVDFPAIFVAANRPGADPSVMAATVAAPLERRLGEIAGINQITSTSSLGTSNIQLQFDIGRNIDKAARDVQAAINAALVDLPSDLPALPRFRKANTAGAPVFVLALTSKTLSASAIYDVADTVLAQRISQVPGVGDVTVSGADQPAVRIQLNPVALSNAGISTDNVRTAIVNANPLGPVGIFNGERQSETLALNRQMRTAKEFGDIVIKSASGNFVRLSDVADIEDSVRNARSIAWFNKQPAVLIQITKQGDANVIDTVDRVKALIPELKQWIPAGVDVSTLVDRTSTIRASVMDMQWTLLATAILVMVVVFVFLRRMTPTIAAGISVPLALAGTCAGMWVAGFSIDNLSLMALAISVGFVVDDAIVMIENMFRNLEHGMRPMQAALEGARQIGFTVVSISLSLIAAFTPLIFMDGIVGRLLREFSLTLTFAILVSTLVSLTVTPMICAHYVRQTTSGSATLFDRLIEGSLSRIVAFYARTLRAVLEFPLLTLLVFFATIGLTVLLYAKVPKGYFPTDDSGFVIGATRASADISFQSMLNLQQRLADIVMKDPAVAGIGSTVGSGVGPGAATSNRGTMFISLKPPEERDHVSTQVVIDRLRKALFPVPGIRLFMFAAQDVRAGGRQSDSNYQYTLSSTDLDLLQKWAPIVAKRMETVEGITDISSDRDPGGLQLTLNIDRQRAATLGVKVQDIDNALNNAFSQRQISIIYTQRNQYMTVLEIDPKFQVDPSNLERIYVAGAGGAQVPLSAVVHATRGLAALAVYHSQSVPSTTVSFNTLPDVELQAATQNIQRAVDELHMPEGIRGSFDGNAGDFARTSGRQPLLILGALVAMYIVLGVLYESLAHPLTIISTLPSAGLGALLALQITNTPLTVIAFVGIILLIGIVKKNGIMMVDFALDAERQRGLSSAEAIFEACQARFRPIVMTTMAALFAGLPLVIATGPGTELRRPLGITIIGGLFVSQVLTLYTTPVIYLLIDRLRRRSEPRALAAPAE, encoded by the coding sequence ATGGCATCGATCTCGGAGCCCTTCATCCGCCGGCCCGTCGCGACCACGCTGCTGTCGATCGGGCTGTTCCTGCTGGGCGCCGTCGCTTACGAGTTCCTCCCCGTCGCCTCGGTCCCCAACGTGGACTTCCCCGCCATCTTCGTCGCGGCGAACCGGCCCGGCGCCGACCCGTCCGTGATGGCTGCGACCGTGGCCGCGCCGCTGGAGCGGCGGCTCGGCGAAATCGCGGGCATCAACCAGATCACCTCGACCTCGTCGCTCGGCACCTCCAACATCCAGCTCCAGTTCGATATCGGCCGCAACATCGACAAGGCCGCCCGCGACGTGCAGGCGGCCATCAATGCTGCGCTGGTCGACCTGCCGAGCGACCTGCCGGCGCTGCCGCGCTTCCGCAAGGCGAACACCGCCGGCGCGCCGGTCTTCGTGCTGGCGCTGACCTCGAAGACGCTGTCCGCCAGCGCGATCTACGACGTCGCCGATACCGTACTGGCGCAGCGCATCTCGCAAGTGCCCGGCGTCGGCGATGTGACCGTATCGGGTGCCGATCAGCCGGCGGTGCGGATCCAGCTCAACCCTGTGGCATTGTCGAATGCGGGGATTTCCACCGACAACGTCAGGACTGCGATCGTCAACGCCAACCCGCTCGGCCCCGTCGGCATCTTCAACGGCGAGCGCCAGAGCGAGACGCTGGCGCTCAACCGGCAGATGCGCACGGCCAAGGAATTCGGCGACATCGTCATCAAGAGCGCGAGCGGCAATTTCGTCCGGCTCTCTGACGTCGCCGACATCGAGGACAGCGTCCGCAACGCGCGCTCGATCGCCTGGTTCAACAAGCAGCCGGCCGTGCTGATCCAGATCACCAAGCAGGGCGATGCCAACGTCATCGATACCGTCGACAGGGTGAAGGCGCTGATTCCCGAGCTGAAGCAATGGATTCCGGCTGGCGTCGACGTCTCCACTCTGGTCGACCGCACCTCGACGATCCGCGCCAGCGTGATGGACATGCAGTGGACGCTGCTCGCCACGGCTATCCTTGTCATGGTCGTGGTGTTCGTGTTCCTGCGCCGCATGACCCCGACGATCGCTGCCGGCATCTCGGTGCCGCTTGCGCTGGCCGGCACCTGCGCCGGGATGTGGGTCGCCGGCTTCTCGATCGACAATCTGTCGTTGATGGCGCTGGCGATCTCGGTCGGCTTCGTGGTCGACGACGCCATCGTCATGATCGAGAACATGTTCCGCAATCTCGAGCACGGCATGCGGCCGATGCAGGCGGCGCTGGAGGGCGCCAGGCAGATCGGCTTCACCGTAGTCTCGATCAGCCTGTCGCTGATCGCGGCGTTCACGCCGCTGATCTTCATGGACGGCATTGTCGGGCGGCTGCTGCGCGAATTCTCGCTGACGCTGACCTTCGCGATTCTGGTCTCGACGCTGGTGTCGCTGACGGTCACGCCGATGATCTGCGCCCATTACGTCCGGCAGACCACGTCGGGATCCGCCACGCTGTTCGACCGCCTGATCGAGGGCTCGCTGTCGCGGATCGTCGCGTTCTACGCCCGCACGCTGCGGGCCGTGCTCGAGTTTCCGCTGCTGACGCTGCTGGTGTTCTTCGCCACCATTGGGCTAACGGTGCTGCTCTACGCCAAGGTGCCGAAGGGCTATTTCCCGACGGATGATTCCGGTTTCGTCATCGGCGCGACGCGCGCCTCGGCCGACATCTCGTTCCAGTCGATGCTGAATCTGCAGCAGCGGCTGGCAGACATCGTGATGAAAGATCCGGCCGTGGCCGGCATCGGCTCGACGGTCGGCAGCGGTGTCGGGCCGGGCGCTGCGACCTCCAACCGGGGCACCATGTTCATCAGCCTGAAGCCGCCGGAAGAACGCGATCACGTCTCGACCCAGGTGGTGATCGATCGGTTGCGAAAGGCATTGTTTCCCGTACCCGGCATCCGCCTGTTCATGTTCGCCGCGCAGGATGTCCGTGCTGGCGGTCGGCAGAGCGATTCCAATTACCAATATACGCTCTCAAGCACCGACCTCGACCTGCTGCAGAAATGGGCGCCGATCGTGGCCAAGCGCATGGAGACGGTCGAGGGCATCACCGACATTTCGAGTGACCGCGATCCCGGTGGACTTCAGCTCACATTGAACATCGACCGCCAGAGGGCAGCAACGCTCGGTGTCAAGGTCCAGGACATCGACAATGCCCTGAACAACGCCTTCTCACAGCGCCAGATCTCGATCATCTACACCCAGCGCAATCAGTACATGACCGTGCTCGAGATCGATCCGAAGTTCCAGGTCGATCCCTCCAATCTCGAACGCATCTACGTCGCCGGCGCAGGCGGCGCGCAGGTGCCGCTCTCGGCCGTGGTGCACGCGACACGCGGGCTTGCCGCGCTCGCAGTCTATCATTCGCAGTCGGTGCCCTCGACCACGGTGTCGTTCAACACCTTGCCGGACGTGGAGCTGCAGGCCGCCACGCAAAACATCCAGCGCGCGGTCGATGAATTGCACATGCCCGAGGGCATCCGCGGCAGCTTTGACGGCAATGCCGGCGATTTCGCCAGGACCAGCGGCCGGCAGCCGCTCTTGATCCTCGGCGCGTTGGTGGCGATGTATATCGTGCTCGGGGTGCTCTACGAGAGTCTCGCCCATCCGCTCACGATCATCTCGACGCTGCCCTCGGCCGGGCTCGGGGCGCTGCTGGCGCTCCAGATCACCAATACGCCGCTGACGGTGATCGCCTTCGTCGGCATCATCCTGCTGATCGGCATCGTCAAGAAGAACGGCATCATGATGGTCGACTTCGCGCTCGATGCCGAGCGCCAGCGCGGCCTGTCATCGGCCGAGGCGATCTTCGAGGCCTGCCAGGCGCGCTTCCGACCGATCGTGATGACGACCATGGCGGCGCTGTTCGCCGGCCTTCCGCTGGTCATCGCGACCGGGCCGGGCACGGAGCTGCGCCGTCCGCTCGGCATCACCATCATCGGCGGCCTGTTCGTCTCGCAGGTCCTGACGCTCTACACCACGCCCGTGATCTACCTTTTGATCGACCGCCTGCGCCGACGGTCGGAGCCGCGCGCGCTGGCGGCCCCGGCGGAATAG
- a CDS encoding efflux RND transporter permease subunit: MGVSEPFIRRPIATSLLGIALLIGGLLGYFALPVSALPQVDFPTVQVTTQLPGASPDVIASLITAPLERQLGQIPSLTAINSTSSFGVSQISLQFDLNRDIDGATQDVQAAINAAAGVLPKTLPYPPTYAKVNPADAPVMTLALRSDTISLRAMSDIADTLLAQRLSQISGVGRVSVLGGLKPAVRIQADLARLAAYGIAMEDLRAAIANANVSGPKGSLDGAQQAYIIAANDQIAAADAYRPIIIAYRNGSPVTIGDVAQIVDGLENDRTGGWYQGTPAVIIDIQRQPGANVIDVVKQIRAEIPKVQRAIPAGVKLTIVSDRTVTIRASVHDVQFTLVLAVVLVTLVVLLFLRSLRATVIAGVALPLSLITSFGIMYFAGFSLDNLSLMALTIGTGFVVDDAIVMIENIVRHMENGDNAMTASLKGASEIGFTVISLTVSLIAVFIPLLFMSGLVGRMFREFALTLTIAVVTSAVVSLTLTPMMCSRLLKHAHQELAVPGLAAISRFIDRTVEFYHRTLLWVLERQRATLIVTFATLIATLVLYVVAPKGFLPLQDTASITAVTEAGPDVSFAEMQKRQAEAADAIKADPDVTGVVSVIGAGSVNPTTNVGRLVMTLKPRGERRDDVGAVIVRLKEKVAGIPGMTVYFQPVQDVQISTQSSRSQYQYTLTGTDAALVSEWARKLVDEMRRDPLFRDVSSEAQEGGLRAQLEVDRTRAGQLGVSLQAITDTLNDAFAQRQISTIYGQANQYRVVLEALPMYQRDPSILSKLYLPGGASATAGAPNAQVPLDAVATLKRTTAPLAISHQAQFPAISLSFNLAPGAALGDAVEAVKTIETRIEMPNSIVGVYAGDAAEFAKALAGQPWLLLAAVITIYIVLGVLYESYIHPITILSTLPSAGVGAILALILCGQDLSVIGLIGIILLMGIVKKNAIMMIDFALEAERGQGMPAHEAIVQACLLRFRPIMMTTLAALFGALPLAIESGTGAELRFPLGISIIGGLLLSQLLTLYTTPVIYLALDRINRRLEQALPPPEPEAPAAGATEGMQ, translated from the coding sequence ATGGGTGTCTCAGAACCCTTCATCCGCCGTCCAATTGCGACCTCGCTGCTCGGCATCGCGCTGCTGATCGGCGGGCTGCTCGGCTATTTCGCGCTGCCGGTCTCCGCCCTGCCGCAGGTCGACTTCCCGACCGTCCAGGTGACGACGCAGCTACCGGGCGCGAGCCCCGACGTGATCGCTTCGCTGATCACCGCGCCCTTGGAGCGCCAGCTCGGCCAGATCCCGTCACTGACGGCGATAAACTCGACGAGCTCGTTCGGGGTCAGCCAGATCTCGCTGCAGTTCGACCTCAACCGCGACATCGACGGCGCGACCCAGGACGTGCAGGCCGCGATCAACGCTGCCGCTGGCGTCTTGCCCAAGACGCTGCCTTATCCGCCGACCTACGCCAAGGTGAACCCGGCCGACGCGCCGGTGATGACGCTGGCGCTGCGCTCGGACACGATCTCGCTGCGGGCGATGAGCGACATCGCCGACACGCTGCTGGCGCAGCGGCTGAGCCAGATCTCCGGCGTTGGCCGCGTGTCCGTGCTCGGCGGCCTGAAGCCGGCCGTGCGCATCCAGGCGGATCTGGCGCGGCTCGCCGCCTATGGCATCGCCATGGAGGACTTGCGCGCTGCCATCGCAAACGCCAACGTCTCGGGTCCCAAGGGCTCGCTCGACGGCGCCCAGCAAGCCTACATCATCGCCGCCAACGACCAGATCGCCGCGGCTGACGCCTACCGTCCCATCATCATCGCCTACCGCAACGGCTCGCCCGTCACGATCGGCGACGTTGCGCAGATCGTCGACGGGCTCGAGAACGACCGCACCGGCGGCTGGTACCAGGGCACACCGGCCGTCATCATCGACATCCAGCGCCAGCCCGGCGCCAATGTCATCGACGTCGTCAAGCAGATCCGCGCCGAGATCCCGAAGGTGCAGCGCGCGATTCCGGCCGGCGTGAAACTGACCATCGTCTCCGACCGCACCGTCACCATTCGCGCCTCCGTCCATGACGTGCAGTTCACGCTGGTGCTTGCCGTCGTGCTGGTGACGCTGGTGGTGCTGCTGTTCCTGCGCTCGCTGCGCGCAACCGTGATTGCGGGCGTGGCGCTGCCGCTGTCGCTGATCACGAGCTTCGGCATCATGTATTTTGCCGGCTTCAGCCTCGACAACCTGTCGCTGATGGCGCTGACGATCGGCACCGGCTTCGTGGTCGACGACGCCATCGTGATGATCGAGAACATCGTCCGCCACATGGAGAATGGCGACAACGCGATGACGGCCTCGCTGAAGGGCGCCAGCGAAATCGGCTTCACCGTGATTTCGCTGACGGTGTCGCTGATCGCGGTGTTCATCCCGCTTTTGTTCATGTCGGGCCTGGTGGGACGCATGTTCCGCGAATTTGCGCTGACGCTGACGATCGCGGTCGTGACCTCGGCCGTGGTCTCGCTGACGCTGACGCCGATGATGTGCTCGCGGCTGCTCAAGCACGCCCATCAGGAGCTGGCGGTGCCGGGACTTGCCGCCATCAGCCGCTTCATCGACCGCACCGTCGAATTCTACCACCGCACGCTGCTCTGGGTGCTGGAGCGCCAGCGCGCCACGCTGATCGTGACCTTTGCCACGCTGATTGCGACCCTGGTTCTCTACGTCGTCGCGCCCAAGGGTTTTCTGCCACTCCAGGACACGGCCTCGATCACGGCGGTGACGGAAGCCGGCCCTGATGTCTCCTTCGCCGAAATGCAGAAGCGGCAGGCCGAAGCTGCCGACGCCATCAAGGCCGATCCAGACGTGACAGGCGTGGTGTCGGTGATCGGCGCGGGCTCGGTCAACCCGACCACCAATGTCGGCCGTCTCGTCATGACGCTGAAGCCGCGCGGCGAGCGGCGCGACGATGTCGGCGCGGTCATCGTCCGGCTCAAGGAGAAGGTCGCCGGCATTCCCGGCATGACCGTCTATTTCCAGCCGGTGCAGGACGTGCAGATCTCGACCCAGTCGAGCCGTTCGCAATACCAGTATACGCTGACCGGCACCGATGCGGCGTTGGTCTCGGAATGGGCGCGAAAACTCGTCGATGAGATGCGGCGCGATCCCTTGTTCCGCGACGTCTCCTCGGAGGCGCAGGAAGGCGGCCTGCGCGCGCAGCTCGAGGTCGACCGCACCCGTGCCGGCCAGCTCGGCGTCAGCCTGCAAGCCATCACCGACACGCTCAACGACGCCTTCGCGCAGCGGCAGATCTCGACCATTTACGGCCAGGCCAACCAGTACCGCGTGGTGCTGGAGGCGCTGCCGATGTACCAGCGCGATCCCTCGATCCTGTCGAAGCTCTATCTGCCGGGCGGGGCGAGCGCGACCGCCGGTGCGCCCAACGCGCAAGTGCCGCTCGACGCGGTGGCGACGCTGAAGCGCACCACGGCGCCTCTCGCCATCTCGCACCAGGCACAATTCCCGGCGATCTCGCTCAGCTTCAACCTCGCGCCGGGCGCGGCGCTTGGCGACGCGGTCGAGGCGGTAAAGACGATCGAGACCCGCATCGAGATGCCCAACAGCATCGTCGGCGTCTATGCCGGCGATGCCGCCGAATTCGCCAAGGCGCTCGCCGGCCAGCCCTGGCTGCTGCTCGCCGCCGTGATCACGATCTACATCGTGCTGGGCGTGCTCTATGAGAGCTACATCCACCCGATCACCATCCTCTCGACGCTGCCATCGGCCGGCGTCGGCGCCATTCTGGCGCTGATCCTGTGCGGACAGGATCTCTCGGTCATCGGCCTGATCGGCATCATTCTGCTGATGGGCATCGTCAAGAAGAACGCGATCATGATGATCGACTTCGCGCTGGAAGCCGAGCGCGGGCAGGGCATGCCGGCCCATGAGGCGATCGTGCAGGCCTGCCTGTTGCGCTTCCGTCCGATCATGATGACGACGCTGGCCGCCCTGTTCGGCGCGCTGCCGCTGGCGATCGAGAGCGGCACCGGCGCCGAGCTGCGCTTTCCGCTCGGCATCTCCATCATCGGCGGCCTGCTGCTGAGCCAGCTGCTGACGCTCTACACCACGCCGGTGATCTATCTCGCGCTCGACCGCATCAACCGCCGCCTCGAGCAGGCGTTGCCGCCGCCGGAGCCCGAGGCGCCGGCGGCGGGGGCGACCGAGGGGATGCAGTGA
- a CDS encoding efflux transporter outer membrane subunit, whose protein sequence is MRQFLGSASRTFRAVALLCLASSSGACVLTQDLPDPALDVPAQYKYAGKADVPPTLDWWRGFRSAELTQLMEEAQTVNLDIAAAVARIVEADAQARQAGAALLPSLSGTGQETYSRTSGSSASGLTNGGREVVNYQASLSASYQLDFWGQNRDALRTAEETAHANRFDRDTVALTTLAAVANAYFQVLASQDRLRTAQRNIASAQRILDAIRERRKAGTGTDLDVAQQESVLANQKALVPPLRQTLDQNSNALAVLVSRPPESVRLAGGSLDRIAIPRVTPGLPSELLTQRPDIRRQEAQLASATANIGNARAQFFPTIQLTGNGGYQSSALVSLFQPHAAFFQLVGSATQPIFDGGRILGNFEYAKARQDELLQTYRKTIVQAFTDVDNALFSIKQTTIKLQLQRDVVNASRRAFDLAEQQLRAGTADIVTVLNTQLTLFQAEDALSQAQLARLLAIVSLYQALGGGWEPRMEKPVNAL, encoded by the coding sequence GTGCGGCAATTCCTGGGTTCGGCGTCCCGGACATTCCGTGCTGTCGCCTTGCTGTGCCTGGCCTCGAGCTCGGGCGCCTGTGTGCTGACCCAGGACCTGCCCGATCCCGCGCTCGACGTTCCCGCGCAATACAAATACGCGGGGAAGGCGGACGTGCCGCCGACGCTGGATTGGTGGCGCGGCTTCCGTTCGGCGGAGCTGACGCAGCTGATGGAGGAGGCGCAGACCGTCAATCTCGACATTGCCGCCGCCGTCGCCCGCATCGTCGAGGCGGACGCCCAGGCGCGGCAGGCGGGCGCAGCGCTGTTGCCAAGCCTGTCGGGAACGGGACAAGAGACCTATTCGCGTACCTCAGGCTCCTCCGCGTCCGGCCTTACCAATGGCGGCCGGGAGGTCGTCAACTACCAGGCGTCGCTGAGCGCCAGCTACCAGCTCGATTTCTGGGGCCAGAACCGCGACGCGCTGCGGACGGCGGAAGAGACCGCCCATGCCAACCGTTTCGATCGCGACACTGTCGCGCTGACGACGCTCGCAGCCGTCGCCAATGCCTATTTCCAGGTGCTGGCCTCGCAGGACCGCCTGCGCACCGCCCAGCGCAATATCGCCAGCGCCCAGCGCATCCTCGATGCCATCCGCGAGCGCCGCAAGGCCGGCACCGGCACCGATCTCGACGTCGCCCAGCAGGAAAGCGTATTGGCCAACCAGAAGGCACTGGTGCCACCGCTGCGCCAGACGCTCGACCAGAACTCCAATGCGCTTGCAGTGCTGGTGTCGCGCCCGCCGGAGAGCGTGCGCCTCGCCGGCGGCTCACTGGATCGGATCGCGATCCCGCGCGTCACGCCAGGCCTGCCGTCGGAGCTGCTGACGCAGCGGCCGGATATCCGCAGGCAGGAGGCGCAACTCGCCTCGGCCACCGCGAATATCGGAAACGCCCGCGCGCAATTCTTCCCGACCATCCAGCTCACCGGCAATGGCGGCTACCAGAGCTCGGCGCTGGTCTCGCTATTCCAGCCGCACGCGGCGTTCTTCCAGCTGGTCGGAAGCGCGACCCAGCCGATCTTCGACGGCGGCAGGATCCTCGGCAATTTCGAATATGCCAAGGCGCGGCAGGACGAGTTGCTCCAGACCTACCGTAAAACCATCGTCCAGGCCTTCACCGACGTCGACAATGCGCTGTTCTCGATCAAGCAGACCACGATCAAGCTGCAATTGCAGCGTGATGTCGTTAACGCCTCACGGCGCGCCTTCGACCTCGCCGAGCAGCAGCTGCGGGCCGGCACGGCCGATATCGTCACCGTGCTCAACACGCAGCTGACATTGTTCCAGGCCGAAGATGCGCTATCTCAGGCGCAGCTCGCACGCCTTCTTGCCATCGTCAGCCTATACCAGGCGCTCGGCGGAGGCTGGGAGCCGCGAATGGAGAAACCGGTCAATGCTCTTTAA